In Colwellia sp. PAMC 20917, a single genomic region encodes these proteins:
- a CDS encoding thrombospondin type 3 repeat-containing protein, whose amino-acid sequence MPLRIRLKAVLLISAIMINFSAHAAVQCLLPTPFLDADGDGYDDTVNIGGAYDLFPSDATEWYDTDLNGVGNNKDPDDDGDGVPDFDAVGNPLDNNRDGDAVIDIYDPAIENAFEWLNTDGDTLCNTVDLDDDGDGVVDVVDVYPLNPAEWDDTDSDTIGNNADTDDDGDGIIDRYDAFPLDATEQLDTDFDGIGNNTDTDDDGDGILDVNDAFPLDDSETLDTDSDGIGDNADNDSDGDSYANGIDVWPNDASRWFDTDGDGIDNNIDTDDDTHDGTGVGDGFLDINDDFPLNASEWLDTDSDGVGDNGDTDIDGDGHLNVNDAFPLDSTEFVDTDGDGTGNNADTDDDGDGVLDSSDPFPLNVNESVDTDFDGIGNNSDADDDNDGVLDDINGNGIIDGLDDVFPLDPSEYIDTDGDGIGNVADTDDDGDNVADGVDRFPLDASEWLDTDGDGVGNNTDTDDDNDGILDVNETLANSLLPLATTDTDGDGVADNTDLDDDTHDFTGVGDGIPDAIDLFPFDATEWNDLDGDFIGDNSDPDIDGDGIVNAVDPGPTDPLARTDTDGDGLANETNDDDDDNDGVVDNIDLFPLNAAESIDTDGDGIGNNADPDDDGDGFADNADAFPLDVSEYLDTDGDGTGNNADINDDGDSEPDANDPFPLDPNEWQDTDGDLVGNNSDSDDDNDGLVDSLDAFPLDANEKLDTDNDGIGNNADTDDDNDSYLDSNDLYPLDATEWQDSDGDGLGDNADADDDNDSILDTDDAFPFDPGEIFDTDGDGIGDVLDTDDDNDGVLDNVDLFPFDPNESRDSDNDGIGNNSDSDDDNDGVLDIDDAFPLDPIESVDTDGDGIGNVNDIDDDGDGVLDYIDALPLNPTESLDFDVDGLGNNADPDDDNDGMSDVFELQYGFNPFNDADALIDTDSDGTVNVEEERNNTNPLIDDYAPVITVPQAVHLDAEHTFTALTQTQLVQLTDVYVEDGRDGANCCALTPVGFERGQKYITSGLYNIIWRAVDEAGNVSTTPQVLNVYPLVNFSATQTIGEGATARVEVVLSGKAPAYPIELPFAISGNVDALDYKITDNKIVISEGTSGFIDILINKDFQAESDEQLVLSFGNEINAGVNKSHTIVITETNIVPVTELRMTQNNIAVSSISKDQGEVTIELQINDANPNDSHIINWLLPEYINAEISASQLKVYLQPDNFVLPEEIRGLITVEVSVTDNGSGELSQTHRLSIPVNSILARLDGSDTDSDGIADNIEGYADDDNDGVPAFLDNNDIDYLQPLHVNAGQTKLMETEPGLKLRLGKYALQQFSDGVQMTQQEMDATGLVATDTYDHRSDYFDFEIHQVTPFGASAAVVIPLNDGIPQNALYRKFNRDSGWQNFVENSKNTLASSPADNDVCPPPQSALYQTGLTEGHQCVRLLIEDGGANDADGLVNGIIDDPGGVAVVPNAEVAKKTDPEQSSSGSIYWLLLLVLVSLRLKKLSK is encoded by the coding sequence ATGCCATTAAGAATTCGTTTAAAAGCTGTTTTACTTATATCAGCGATTATGATCAACTTCTCTGCTCATGCAGCCGTGCAATGTCTTCTGCCTACGCCTTTTCTTGACGCCGACGGCGATGGATATGATGATACGGTTAATATTGGCGGTGCTTATGACTTGTTTCCAAGCGATGCTACAGAATGGTATGACACCGATTTAAATGGCGTCGGTAATAATAAAGACCCTGATGATGACGGAGATGGTGTCCCTGATTTTGATGCTGTTGGTAATCCCCTTGATAATAATCGTGATGGTGATGCTGTTATCGATATTTATGATCCTGCTATCGAGAACGCTTTCGAATGGTTAAATACCGATGGAGATACACTTTGTAATACGGTTGACCTTGATGATGATGGTGACGGGGTTGTTGATGTAGTCGATGTATACCCACTTAACCCTGCAGAGTGGGATGATACCGACAGTGATACTATCGGTAATAACGCTGATACTGATGATGATGGTGACGGTATCATTGATCGCTATGATGCTTTTCCGCTTGATGCTACTGAACAGCTTGATACTGATTTTGATGGCATAGGTAATAATACCGATACCGATGATGACGGCGATGGCATTTTAGATGTCAATGACGCGTTTCCCCTCGATGATTCTGAAACACTTGATACCGATAGCGACGGTATAGGTGATAATGCTGATAATGATAGTGATGGTGACAGTTACGCAAATGGTATTGATGTATGGCCCAATGATGCCTCAAGATGGTTTGATACCGATGGTGATGGTATCGATAATAATATTGATACCGATGATGACACCCACGATGGTACGGGTGTTGGTGATGGTTTCCTTGATATAAACGATGATTTTCCGCTAAATGCGAGTGAATGGTTAGACACCGACAGTGACGGTGTTGGCGATAATGGTGATACAGATATTGATGGCGATGGCCATTTAAATGTAAATGATGCTTTTCCGCTTGATAGCACTGAATTTGTTGATACTGATGGTGACGGTACAGGCAATAATGCCGATACAGACGACGATGGTGATGGTGTTTTAGACAGCAGTGACCCTTTTCCGCTTAATGTTAATGAGTCAGTAGATACTGATTTTGATGGCATAGGTAATAACTCTGATGCCGACGATGATAATGATGGCGTTTTAGATGACATTAACGGCAATGGTATTATCGATGGTTTAGATGATGTCTTTCCATTAGACCCTAGCGAATATATTGATACTGACGGTGATGGAATAGGTAATGTTGCTGATACCGATGATGACGGCGACAATGTAGCTGATGGTGTCGATAGATTTCCATTAGATGCAAGTGAGTGGCTTGATACTGATGGTGATGGCGTAGGAAATAATACCGATACCGATGATGATAACGATGGAATATTAGATGTAAATGAAACACTGGCAAACTCACTTTTACCCTTAGCAACCACAGATACCGATGGTGATGGTGTTGCTGATAATACCGATCTTGATGATGACACGCACGATTTTACCGGTGTCGGTGATGGTATTCCTGATGCGATAGATCTTTTTCCTTTTGATGCAACTGAATGGAATGATTTGGATGGCGACTTTATCGGCGATAATAGCGATCCAGATATTGATGGCGATGGTATTGTCAATGCGGTTGATCCCGGACCAACCGATCCGTTAGCAAGAACAGATACGGATGGTGACGGTTTAGCCAATGAAACTAACGATGATGATGACGACAATGATGGTGTTGTAGATAACATCGATTTATTTCCGTTAAATGCGGCTGAAAGCATAGATACTGACGGCGATGGTATTGGTAACAACGCTGATCCAGATGATGATGGTGACGGTTTTGCTGATAATGCTGATGCCTTTCCATTAGATGTGAGCGAATATTTAGATACCGACGGTGATGGCACAGGTAATAATGCTGATATCAATGATGATGGTGATAGTGAACCCGATGCTAACGACCCTTTTCCTTTAGATCCGAACGAGTGGCAAGATACCGATGGAGATCTTGTTGGTAACAATAGTGACAGTGACGATGACAACGATGGTTTAGTTGATAGCCTAGATGCTTTTCCATTAGATGCTAATGAAAAACTTGATACCGATAATGACGGCATAGGTAATAATGCAGATACCGATGACGATAATGACAGTTATCTTGATAGTAATGATTTATATCCATTAGATGCAACTGAATGGCAAGACTCAGATGGTGATGGTCTAGGCGATAACGCTGATGCCGATGATGACAACGATAGTATCCTTGATACTGATGATGCTTTTCCGTTTGATCCAGGAGAAATATTTGACACTGATGGCGATGGTATTGGTGATGTACTTGATACTGACGACGATAATGATGGTGTCCTAGATAACGTTGATTTATTTCCCTTTGACCCGAATGAATCACGTGACAGTGATAATGACGGTATTGGAAATAATAGCGATAGTGACGATGATAATGACGGTGTGCTTGATATCGACGATGCTTTCCCACTCGATCCGATAGAAAGTGTGGATACCGATGGTGATGGTATTGGTAACGTAAACGATATAGATGATGATGGTGATGGCGTACTTGATTATATCGATGCACTTCCTTTAAACCCGACAGAATCACTAGATTTTGATGTTGATGGTTTAGGTAATAATGCCGATCCTGATGACGATAATGACGGCATGAGTGATGTCTTTGAGCTTCAATATGGTTTTAACCCATTTAACGATGCTGATGCACTAATTGATACAGATTCAGACGGCACGGTAAATGTTGAGGAAGAGCGTAACAACACCAATCCATTAATTGACGATTATGCGCCAGTGATAACGGTCCCACAAGCAGTTCACCTTGATGCGGAACATACCTTTACTGCGCTAACACAAACACAATTGGTGCAGTTAACCGACGTTTATGTTGAAGATGGTCGTGATGGCGCTAACTGTTGTGCATTAACACCGGTGGGTTTTGAGCGCGGCCAAAAATATATTACCTCAGGCTTGTACAATATTATATGGCGAGCGGTTGATGAGGCTGGTAATGTTTCAACCACCCCACAAGTGCTTAATGTTTATCCGTTAGTGAACTTTAGTGCGACGCAAACAATAGGTGAGGGTGCTACGGCTCGGGTTGAAGTTGTCTTATCAGGCAAAGCGCCTGCTTATCCTATTGAATTACCTTTTGCTATTTCTGGTAATGTAGATGCCCTTGATTATAAGATAACAGACAATAAAATTGTTATTAGCGAGGGCACGTCAGGCTTTATTGATATCTTGATTAATAAAGACTTTCAAGCAGAAAGTGATGAACAGCTTGTGCTCAGTTTTGGCAATGAAATCAATGCCGGTGTTAATAAAAGCCACACCATTGTTATTACTGAAACCAACATTGTACCGGTGACAGAGTTGCGCATGACGCAAAATAACATAGCGGTTTCTAGTATCAGTAAAGACCAAGGTGAAGTGACCATAGAACTACAGATAAATGATGCTAATCCAAATGATTCACACATCATTAATTGGTTATTGCCTGAGTATATCAATGCCGAAATAAGTGCCAGTCAATTAAAGGTCTATTTGCAACCCGACAACTTTGTTTTACCTGAAGAAATAAGAGGATTAATTACGGTAGAAGTCAGTGTTACTGATAATGGCAGTGGCGAATTGTCACAAACTCATCGCCTTAGTATTCCGGTTAATAGCATTTTAGCTCGACTCGATGGTAGTGATACGGACAGTGATGGTATCGCAGATAATATTGAAGGTTATGCTGATGACGATAACGATGGTGTTCCGGCATTTTTAGATAATAACGATATTGATTATTTGCAGCCATTACATGTTAATGCCGGTCAAACTAAATTAATGGAAACTGAGCCAGGCTTAAAATTACGCTTAGGTAAATATGCGTTACAGCAGTTTTCAGATGGCGTGCAAATGACACAACAAGAGATGGATGCAACCGGTTTAGTCGCAACGGATACCTATGATCATCGTAGTGATTACTTTGACTTTGAAATTCATCAGGTGACTCCGTTTGGTGCCTCTGCTGCTGTGGTTATTCCGTTAAATGATGGTATTCCACAAAATGCGCTTTACCGGAAATTTAATCGTGACAGTGGTTGGCAAAACTTTGTTGAAAACAGCAAAAATACCTTAGCGTCTAGTCCAGCAGATAACGATGTATGTCCACCGCCACAGAGTGCTTTATACCAGACAGGTTTAACTGAAGGGCATCAATGTGTACGCTTATTGATTGAAGATGGCGGTGCAAACGATGCGGATGGTTTGGTTAACGGTATTATCGACGACCCAGGTGGTGTTGCCGTAGTGCCTAATGCTGAAGTTGCCAAGAAAACCGATCCTGAGCAATCAAGTAGTGGCAGTATTTACTGGTTATTATTACTGGTATTAGTGAGCTTACGATTGAAAAAGTTAAGTAAGTAA
- a CDS encoding DUF2937 family protein — MNIYLSDKLAMFRVINNIIDRCFFTVTFIVGVQLPAFIIQYKHRLSGHLSEAKLHLVEFQNIADLHYQGNLSAMITKYQANSEPSIVNTAEIIDQLVIRVEYLQSQLSVITNDVYIERIYNFIVYADKVIIKDTLTDFSLTIPLEINALSTGAVIAIAGLIAKEIIVSLLKLLAKKMSPSHQKSSH, encoded by the coding sequence GTGAATATATATTTAAGCGATAAGTTAGCTATGTTTAGAGTGATTAATAATATTATTGACCGCTGTTTCTTCACTGTAACATTTATAGTAGGTGTGCAATTACCGGCATTTATCATTCAATATAAACATCGCCTGTCCGGACACTTATCTGAAGCAAAACTGCACCTAGTAGAATTTCAAAACATTGCAGATCTGCACTACCAAGGTAATTTATCAGCGATGATAACGAAGTATCAAGCTAATTCTGAGCCGTCAATAGTCAATACTGCCGAAATTATTGACCAATTAGTCATACGGGTTGAGTATTTACAGTCTCAACTTAGCGTGATAACTAACGACGTTTATATTGAACGGATTTATAACTTTATTGTTTATGCCGATAAAGTCATTATTAAAGATACCTTAACTGATTTTTCACTGACTATCCCACTGGAAATAAATGCACTCAGTACTGGAGCGGTCATCGCTATTGCTGGTTTAATAGCGAAGGAAATAATTGTTTCTTTGCTCAAGTTACTAGCTAAAAAGATGTCACCAAGTCATCAAAAAAGTTCACACTAA
- a CDS encoding integration host factor subunit alpha, producing MALTKAEVAEHLFEKVGLSKRDAKDMVEVFFEEIRETLESGEQVKLSGFGNFDLRVKSERPGRNPKTGEDIPISARKVVTFRPGQKLKSRVENGNG from the coding sequence ATGGCGCTTACTAAAGCAGAAGTAGCAGAACATTTATTCGAGAAAGTTGGGCTGAGCAAACGCGACGCAAAAGATATGGTTGAGGTGTTTTTTGAAGAAATACGCGAAACGTTAGAAAGTGGCGAACAAGTTAAGCTTTCAGGTTTTGGTAACTTCGATCTTCGTGTTAAAAGCGAACGCCCAGGTCGTAACCCTAAAACGGGTGAAGATATTCCAATTTCTGCTCGTAAAGTTGTTACTTTCCGTCCTGGACAAAAATTAAAGAGTCGCGTTGAAAACGGTAACGGCTAA
- the pheT gene encoding phenylalanine--tRNA ligase subunit beta, whose product MKFSESWLREWVNPAISSSELAHQITMAGLEVDAVEPVAGEFTGVLIGEVVECGPHPDADKLQVTKINLGSEFNDGELVDIVCGAKNCRLGLKVAVATVGAVLPGDFKIKKAKLRGVPSHGMLCSESEIGLSESADGIMELASDAPIGMCVREYLDLNDVTIDVDLTANRGDCLGLKGLAREVGVLNSVNITEPEIVAVVATIDDVRDITLSAPQACPRYLGRVIKNIDVTAKTPLWMVEKLRRCGTRSIDPVVDVTNYVLLEQGHPMHAFDLSKIDGGINVRFATSGEKLVLLDGNEVTLSSETLVIADESKALAMAGIFGGKESGVKSDEEEKSTDIFLESAFFAPLAILGKARQYGLHTDSSHRYERGIDPELQRSAMERATTLLLAIVGGQAGPIVEALSDEHLPKEKTVTLRREKLDGRIGHHIEDAKVTEILTRLGFDIAFVNDIWTVVVPAYRFDIKVEVDLIEEVARIFGYNNIPNVSPKATLAMREQKEKFIPLKRLRNVMVNRGYQEAITYSFVDPKVQALIHPEQAVMTLPHPISSEMSVMRLSMWTGLLQSVIYNQNRQQSRIRLFETGLRFVPDEAAENGVRQEQMFAGVVTGQRNEEHWDMEKSASDFFDIKSDVEALLALTGDASLYQFSKDEIVALHPGQTAAIHKNGVLVGHVGTLHPELERKLGLNGRTFIFELLLSEISTQQIPEAGDISRFPANRRDIAVIVEEQINANNVLQLIEKVGGNYLVDLNLFDVYRGNGIEEGFKSLAIAMTLQDCDKTLEEKDINEVVERVVDTLETELNASLRN is encoded by the coding sequence ATGAAATTTAGTGAATCTTGGTTACGTGAGTGGGTTAATCCTGCTATTTCATCGAGTGAGTTAGCTCACCAAATAACTATGGCCGGCTTAGAAGTTGACGCTGTAGAACCTGTTGCGGGTGAATTTACCGGTGTATTAATTGGTGAAGTTGTTGAATGTGGGCCTCACCCTGACGCAGACAAATTACAAGTAACAAAAATAAACCTAGGTAGCGAGTTTAATGATGGCGAGTTAGTTGACATCGTTTGTGGCGCTAAAAACTGTCGTTTAGGCCTCAAAGTTGCTGTTGCAACGGTTGGCGCAGTTTTACCGGGTGACTTTAAAATTAAAAAAGCTAAATTGCGTGGCGTGCCTTCTCATGGCATGTTGTGTAGCGAGTCAGAAATTGGCTTGTCTGAAAGTGCTGACGGTATTATGGAGCTTGCCTCCGATGCTCCAATCGGTATGTGTGTTCGTGAATACTTAGACTTAAATGACGTTACCATCGATGTTGATTTAACTGCTAACCGTGGTGATTGTCTAGGCCTTAAAGGTTTAGCACGCGAAGTTGGGGTGTTAAATAGTGTTAACATTACTGAACCTGAAATTGTTGCTGTTGTTGCAACAATTGATGATGTGCGTGACATCACTTTATCTGCACCACAAGCTTGTCCACGTTATTTAGGACGAGTGATTAAAAATATAGATGTAACCGCTAAAACACCGTTATGGATGGTAGAAAAATTACGCCGTTGTGGAACACGCTCAATTGACCCCGTTGTCGATGTAACTAATTACGTGTTGCTTGAGCAAGGGCATCCGATGCACGCTTTTGATTTATCAAAAATCGATGGTGGTATTAATGTTCGTTTTGCTACATCAGGTGAAAAACTTGTTTTACTTGACGGTAATGAAGTGACGCTTTCGAGCGAAACATTAGTGATTGCTGATGAAAGTAAAGCCTTAGCGATGGCTGGCATTTTTGGCGGAAAAGAATCGGGTGTTAAATCCGATGAAGAAGAAAAATCAACTGATATTTTCTTAGAAAGTGCTTTCTTTGCTCCTTTGGCTATTTTAGGTAAAGCCCGCCAATATGGTTTACATACTGATTCATCACATCGTTACGAACGTGGTATTGACCCTGAATTGCAGCGTAGTGCTATGGAACGTGCAACGACCTTATTATTAGCTATTGTCGGTGGCCAAGCAGGACCTATCGTTGAAGCATTAAGTGATGAACATTTACCAAAAGAAAAAACAGTAACCTTACGCCGCGAAAAACTTGATGGACGCATTGGTCATCATATTGAAGATGCTAAAGTGACTGAAATTTTAACGCGTTTAGGTTTCGACATTGCCTTTGTAAATGATATTTGGACCGTAGTGGTACCAGCATATCGTTTTGATATTAAAGTTGAAGTCGACTTAATTGAAGAAGTTGCGCGTATTTTTGGTTACAACAATATTCCAAATGTGTCGCCTAAAGCAACGTTGGCGATGCGCGAACAAAAAGAAAAGTTCATTCCGTTGAAACGTTTACGCAACGTTATGGTTAATCGTGGATATCAAGAAGCAATAACTTATAGTTTTGTTGACCCAAAAGTTCAAGCGCTTATTCACCCTGAACAAGCGGTGATGACTTTACCGCATCCCATTTCTTCTGAAATGTCGGTGATGCGTTTAAGTATGTGGACAGGCTTATTGCAATCGGTTATTTACAACCAGAACCGCCAGCAATCTCGCATCCGTTTATTTGAAACAGGTTTACGTTTTGTTCCAGATGAAGCCGCAGAAAACGGTGTTCGACAAGAACAAATGTTTGCAGGTGTTGTGACCGGCCAGCGTAATGAAGAACATTGGGATATGGAAAAGTCTGCAAGTGATTTTTTTGATATTAAATCAGACGTAGAAGCCTTACTGGCTCTTACGGGCGATGCTTCGTTATATCAGTTTTCAAAAGATGAAATAGTCGCACTTCATCCTGGCCAAACCGCCGCAATCCATAAGAATGGTGTGCTAGTGGGACATGTTGGTACCTTACATCCTGAATTAGAAAGAAAATTAGGACTAAACGGTCGTACATTTATTTTTGAGCTATTATTGTCTGAAATTTCAACACAACAAATCCCTGAAGCTGGTGATATATCTCGCTTTCCTGCCAATAGACGTGACATAGCAGTGATCGTTGAAGAGCAAATTAATGCAAATAATGTCTTACAACTTATTGAAAAGGTTGGCGGAAATTATTTAGTTGATCTAAACTTGTTTGACGTATACCGAGGAAATGGTATTGAAGAAGGGTTTAAGAGCTTAGCGATAGCGATGACTTTACAGGATTGTGATAAAACCCTCGAAGAAAAAGACATTAATGAAGTCGTTGAACGTGTCGTAGACACATTAGAAACTGAGCTAAATGCATCACTGAGGAATTAG
- the pheS gene encoding phenylalanine--tRNA ligase subunit alpha codes for MNLDDIILQAEQAISAAKDPVELDQVRVNFLGKKGLFTEQMKGLSKLPKEEKPKAGQVINIAKQQVQKLLTERGELLRAEVIAKQLAAESIDVTLPGRSNDLGGLHPVTRTIERIESFFGDLGFSVKEGPEVEDDFHNFDALNIPEHHPARQDHDTFYFNPKLVLRTQTSGVQIRTMEKEQPPLRIISPGKVYRNDYDQTHTPMFHQVEGLMVDKDVSFTHLKGILHDFLHHFFEEEVEIRFRPSYFPFTEPSAEVDIMGKNGKWLEVLGCGMVHPNVLKSVGIDPEVYTGFAFGMGVERLTMLRYGVNDLRSFFENDLRFLKQFK; via the coding sequence ATGAATTTAGACGATATAATATTGCAGGCAGAACAAGCTATTTCTGCAGCAAAAGATCCAGTAGAGCTTGATCAAGTTCGCGTTAATTTTTTAGGTAAGAAAGGTTTGTTCACTGAGCAAATGAAGGGCTTAAGTAAATTACCTAAAGAAGAAAAGCCTAAAGCAGGGCAAGTGATCAATATTGCTAAGCAGCAAGTACAAAAATTATTAACCGAACGTGGTGAGTTATTACGTGCAGAGGTTATTGCTAAACAGTTAGCTGCTGAGTCTATTGATGTAACATTGCCAGGGCGAAGTAATGACCTAGGTGGTTTACACCCAGTAACACGTACTATTGAGCGTATAGAAAGCTTTTTTGGTGATTTAGGTTTTTCTGTTAAAGAAGGTCCTGAAGTTGAAGACGATTTTCATAATTTTGATGCACTGAATATTCCAGAGCACCATCCTGCACGTCAAGACCATGACACTTTTTACTTCAATCCTAAGTTAGTTTTACGTACACAGACTTCTGGTGTACAAATTCGTACTATGGAAAAAGAGCAGCCGCCTTTACGTATTATATCTCCGGGCAAAGTTTATCGTAATGATTACGATCAAACGCATACGCCAATGTTCCACCAAGTTGAAGGCTTAATGGTTGATAAAGATGTTAGCTTTACGCATCTTAAAGGTATTTTACACGACTTCTTACATCACTTTTTTGAAGAAGAAGTTGAAATTCGTTTCCGTCCTTCTTATTTCCCTTTTACTGAACCTTCAGCAGAAGTCGATATTATGGGCAAAAATGGTAAATGGTTAGAAGTTTTAGGTTGCGGTATGGTTCATCCTAACGTTTTAAAATCAGTAGGTATTGACCCTGAAGTATACACAGGTTTTGCTTTTGGTATGGGCGTTGAACGCTTAACCATGTTGCGCTACGGTGTAAACGATTTACGTTCATTCTTCGAAAATGATCTTCGCTTCTTAAAACAGTTCAAGTAG
- a CDS encoding ammonium transporter: MKLFKQLHSSITMNKVLTLFVLLLSAVALPSFASNGELNGANTAWILTSTALVLMMTLPGLALFYGGLVRRKNILSILMQCFSIAALSSILWFVVGYSLAFGEGNAWIGDFSKVLMMGITKETLVGDIPESLFALFQMTFAVITPALIIGAYAERMKFSAVLIFSGLWLLAVYAPVTHWVWGGGWLGQMGIYDFAGGIVVHITCGVAALVAAVVLGPRYGFPRTPMLPHNLTMTITGAGLLWVGWFGFNGGSALAANGDAAMAMLVTHLSASAGALTWAAIEWKKFGKASVLGAVTGMVAGLGTITPASGFVGPGGALVIGISAGFICFYSTVYIKQKLKIDDSLDVFPVHGVGGILGTLLAGVFSSTELGAFSGYGYAEGITTMLGQVSVQLVGIGAVIVYTAVVSYVLFKLVSLMTKGLRVDKEQEITGLDLIEHDESGYNL, encoded by the coding sequence ATGAAGCTATTTAAACAGTTGCACTCAAGCATAACGATGAATAAAGTATTAACACTTTTTGTTTTACTTTTGTCCGCGGTCGCATTGCCAAGTTTTGCCAGCAATGGCGAATTGAACGGCGCAAATACGGCGTGGATCCTTACATCAACCGCTCTAGTTTTAATGATGACCTTACCCGGACTCGCTTTATTTTACGGTGGATTAGTTCGACGTAAAAATATTCTTTCTATTCTTATGCAGTGTTTTTCAATTGCTGCTCTTTCTTCGATACTTTGGTTTGTGGTCGGTTATAGCTTAGCCTTTGGTGAAGGTAATGCGTGGATAGGTGATTTTAGCAAAGTACTTATGATGGGAATAACCAAAGAAACCCTTGTTGGTGATATTCCAGAAAGCTTGTTTGCTTTATTTCAAATGACGTTTGCGGTTATTACTCCAGCACTTATTATTGGCGCTTATGCAGAAAGAATGAAGTTTTCTGCAGTCTTAATCTTTAGTGGCTTATGGTTGCTAGCGGTTTATGCTCCGGTAACTCATTGGGTTTGGGGCGGCGGTTGGTTAGGCCAAATGGGCATTTATGATTTTGCCGGTGGTATTGTGGTGCATATTACCTGTGGTGTTGCCGCATTGGTTGCTGCTGTTGTTTTAGGTCCTCGATATGGTTTCCCTCGAACGCCTATGTTGCCACATAACTTAACCATGACTATTACGGGGGCAGGTTTGCTTTGGGTAGGTTGGTTTGGTTTTAATGGTGGTAGTGCCTTAGCCGCCAATGGTGACGCAGCAATGGCCATGTTAGTCACGCATTTATCCGCTTCAGCAGGTGCACTGACTTGGGCGGCTATTGAATGGAAAAAATTTGGTAAAGCGAGTGTCTTAGGCGCGGTAACGGGCATGGTTGCCGGGTTAGGGACAATAACACCTGCATCAGGTTTTGTTGGCCCAGGTGGCGCACTCGTTATAGGGATTTCTGCGGGTTTTATTTGTTTTTATTCAACGGTCTATATTAAACAAAAGTTAAAAATTGACGATTCTTTAGATGTTTTTCCCGTGCATGGTGTCGGGGGTATTTTAGGCACTTTATTAGCGGGTGTGTTTTCTTCTACAGAGCTAGGCGCTTTTAGTGGCTATGGTTATGCAGAGGGTATCACCACGATGTTAGGGCAGGTCAGTGTTCAATTAGTGGGAATTGGCGCTGTTATTGTTTATACGGCGGTTGTCTCTTACGTGTTGTTTAAGCTTGTTTCCTTGATGACTAAAGGCTTAAGGGTTGATAAAGAACAGGAAATAACGGGCCTTGATTTAATTGAACATGATGAATCAGGGTATAATTTGTAG